A genomic stretch from Kwoniella europaea PYCC6329 chromosome 2, complete sequence includes:
- a CDS encoding peptide chain release factor 1, with the protein MVLATRSRSIPRLPRRAIFSVPAVAYPIINKSCSCGCSKFKPSISSSYLQNRSYTSTTVATGHRNVPKAIFSIRQRRRYTTEAPIDHPQDRWCTEIEERQAKLIESAKARVELYKKTIEQEMEVTDVQGQIARAKIQRELGPLAQLWDKYIGLKKSIIDLQPELDDPDPTLRDLFLTEHTDLCTELDTLLIDELPKLLLPIPSTALLPCMISLNAGVGGLESALCTEDLARMYVRFAEKKGWKIEELSKVEGSGGKGGGGIRELTLKFDHSPYASQDEEEIFGLMQWEKGVHRIQRIPVNETMGRIHTSTVAVVVLPIYPDTEESPLVDPKDVKIDVMRARGAGGQHVNRTESAVRLTHIPTGITVSMQDSRSQHQNRAWAWDILRARLSEKKHNEEVEARRASRRDQVKGADRSDKIRTYNFNQDRLTDHRFGFTITGLQNVLDGDGLEDVITMMKRDLQERRLETLLQGEEDIYY; encoded by the exons ATGGTCCTGGCTACTCGCTCTAGATCGATACCCCGTCTACCTAGACGTGCGATTTTTAGTGTACCTGCTGTCGCCTACCCCATAATCAACAAATCATGTTCGTGTGGATGTTCAAAGTTCAAAccttccatttcctcttcgtatCTCCAGAATCGATCATACACAAGTACGACGGTAGCCACAGGTCATAGGAATGTACCGAAAGCGATTTTCAGTATACGGCAGAGACGTAGATACACGACCGAGGCTCCAATAGATCACCCTCAAGATCGATGGTGTACTGAGATAGAAGAGAGACAGGCGAAATTGATCGAAAGTGCCAAAGCTAGAGTGGAATTATATAAGAAGACGATAGAGCAG GAAATGGAAGTGACCGATGTTCAAGGTCAGATTGCTCGAGCGAAGATACAGCGAGAACTAGGTCCATTAGCTCAGTTGTGGGATAAATATATTGgtttgaagaag TCAATAATAGATCTTCAACCTGAACTGGACGATCCCGATCCCACATTACGAGATCTATTCCTCACCGAGCACACAGATCTATGTACCGAACTCGATACGCTCTTAATTGATGAACTACCCAAATTACTCTTACCGATCCCCTCCACAGCTTTATTACCATGTATGATCTCTCTCAATGCTGGTGTCGGCGGACTGGAGTCTGCTTTGTGTACAGAAGACCTGGCAAGGATGTATGTCCGTTTCGCCGAGAAAAAGGGATGGAAAATCGAGGAGTTATCTAAAGTTGAAGGatcaggtgggaaaggaggtggaggaatTAGAGAATTAACTCTGAAATTCGATCATTCACCTTATGCCtctcaagatgaagaagagatttTTGGGTTGATGCAGTGGGAAAAAGGCGTACATAGAATACAGAGGATACCCGTTAATGAGACTATGGGTAGGATACATACGAGTACagttgctgttgtt GTACTACCTATATATCCTGATACCGAAGAATCCCCTTTAGTCGACCCGAAAGACGTCAAGATTGACGTAATGCGAGCGAGAGGAGCAGGAGGTCAACATGTAAACAGAACCGAATCGGCCGTTCGTCTAACTCATATACCAACGGGAATAACTGTATCCATGCAAGATTCGAGATCACAACATCAG AATCGAGCATGGGCGTGGGATATTCTAAGAGCGAGATTGAGCGAGAAGAAACATAACGAAGAAGTCGAAGCTCGTAGGGCTAGTAGGAGAGATCAGGTTAAAGGCGCCGATAGGAGCGATAAGATCAGGACGTATAACTTCAATCAG GACCGACTCACGGACCATAGATTCGGATTCACCATCACCGGTCTACAAAACGTCctagatggagatggattagAAGATGTGATTACAATGATGAAACGTGATTTACAAGAGAGAAGGCTAGAAACTCTGTtacaaggtgaagaagatatatattATTAG